A region of the Tissierellales bacterium genome:
TTTGATTCGTTCTAAATCAGTAATTGATTTAGCAGATTTAACTATATATGAGAAAAAAATATAATTATTAATGTACATTTGTAGATTTATGTGCAACAAAATTTCTTTATATATCCAAAAAAGTAAGCCAGCATTAAAAAATGGAAGGGAGAACTATGAAAAATAAGAATAAAGTAACTGTTACACTTTATTTTACATCAGGTATTTTATTTTTTATTTCCGCATTGTTAAGTAAAAATTATTCAGTTTGAATCAATGGCAATTGACATACTATTTGAACTTATTGAGAAAGGAAATTATGAATTAGTATGGTCTTTTATTTTGGAATATGAAAATAGTATGAATCCTTTTATTGAGAGAAGGCTTCATATTCAATCAATTTCCACTTTATGCAATAAAATCATAAAACCTAATAATGAAATTAAAATAATAGCAACAATTATAGTGGAAAATTCAAATACTAAAGATAAGGATGCATTACACCTTGCATCCGCTATACATGGAGACTGCGATTATTTTATTACATACGATGATAAGCTTATAAAAACAATAGAAAAAAATAATGATAAATTAAAAGATATTATTAGAGATATTAGATTATATAATCCTATAGATTTTCTTAGGAAGGAGATGGATATTGATGTTATCGAATGAAAGAGTTAAATATACAGATAAAGAAATATTAGAAAAAGGCTCCAGAGCATTGATAAAAGAACTTGGATATTCTGGGTTTCTAAGATTTATCCGTCATTCTGAAGGTATAAGTAAGGAAGATTATTTAGAATTATAGAAAGAAATTTTCAAAGATATGTCCATAGATGAAATTTTTGATAATGCAAAAAAATATTGGGAAATCAAAGATTAAAAAACCCTTTTTGGAAAGGGTTTTTTTAATAATATGTACTAATTAAAATAGAATAGGAAATTAGTAAAAGAAGAAAATTTATCTGTTACATAGTTGTAGTAAAATGTGTAGCAAAAGATTGAATAACTTTCCTTGCATATATGTCAGTATTCACATTTGTAGTTATTAAGCATAATAAGTTAAAATATAATAATTGATTCTTTCTAAGTCAGATTAACACATCTGACTTAAATAAAAAAGTTCAATTTAATCTGACTAATATTAATAGATTTAGGACATTATAATGTGCCGTATAACATCTAATGAAATAAGTAAAGAAGATTATTTAAAATTAGAGGAGGAAATCTTTAATGATATATCTGTAGACAAAATTTTGATAATATTAAAGAATACTGGGGAAATAGAGATTAAAAATTCTTTTTATAAAATAGTAGGAGTAAAATCCTACCACTTTTTATGTTGTGAAATTTCTCATTAGAGTCCAACTGTTAAATAAATTTATATGATATAATTGAGGAAGTGGCTAATTATACACTAAAAGTGAAGCAGATATAGGAGGTTTTTTAAATGAATGAAATAAACAAACACAGACAAACAGGAATAAATATACAAGAAAAAGCTAATATGATTTGGAATATAGCAGATATATTAAGAGGACTTTATAAACCACATGAATATGGTAAGGTTATACTCCCGATGACTATAATTAAAAGATTCAATGATGCTTTATATCCTACTAAAGAAAAAGTATTAGAAACTTATGAAGATGTAAAAGATTATGAAGTTCCAGATAGATTTTTAAAAGAAGCATCTGGCTATGATTTCTATAATACAAGTCCCTATACTTTTACAAATTTAGTTGCAGATTCAGAACATATTGAAGATAATTTTAGGGAATTTATAAATGGATTTTCCGAGAATGTTATAGATGTTTTAGAAAATTTTGACTTTGATAAGGAAATAACTAAACTAGCAAGTAAAAATATGCTATTTCTAATAATACAAGAATTTAATAAAAAAGAATCCTATATGGGGCCAGATAAATTTTCTAGTGTAGATATGGGATATATTTTTGAAGAATTAGTAAGAAAATTTTCAGAGTCCTATGATGAAGAGGCGGGGGAACATTTTACAAGTAGGGATATAATTTATTTAATGACCGACTTACTTATTTCAGAGGATAAGGATATATTATTAGAAGAAGGAATAGTCAAAACTGTATACGATCAAACTATGGGGACTTCTCAAATGTTAGGGTGTATGGAAGAACGACTAAAAGATTTAGATAAAAATGCAAAAGTAACTCTTTTTGGGCAAGAAGTAAATCCAGAAACCTATGCTATAGCTAAGGCGGACATGCTCTTAAGACATGGAGATGCTCAAAATATGAAAATTGGTAATACCCTAACAGAAGATCAATTTAAAAATTATACTTTTGACTATTGTATTTCAAATCCACCCTTTGGCATAGACTGGAAAGCAGAAAAGAAAGCTGTAGAAGATGAAGCAAAATTAGGAGACAAAGGAAGATTTGGTGTAGGGCTTCCCTATTCAAATGATGGACAACAACTTTTCGATTTAAATGGTATAGCAAAATTAAAAGATACAGGAAGAATGGCTATAGTACATAATGGTTCTCCTCTTTTTACAGGAGATGCAGGTTCAGGACCAAGTGAAATTAGAAGATATATCATTGAAAATGATTGGTTGGAAGCCATAGTGCAATTACCAAATGATAGTTTCTACAATACAGGAATAACAACCTATATATGGATAATATCCAAAAATAAACCTAATTACAGAGTGGGAAAGGTACAACTTATAGATGCTTCTAAAACTTTTGAAAAGAGAAGAAAATCCATTGGTAATAAGAGAAATGATATAACTAAGGAATGTAGAGAAATAATAATAAAAGCTTATGGAGACTTTTTAAATAAAGAATATGTAGTGGGAGATAAGATTTGTGAATCTAAAGTATTTGACAATATAGATTTTGGATATAATCAAATAACTATAGAAACCCCATTAAGACTTAAATTTAAAATAGATGAAGCTGGAATAGAGAGACTTAAAGAAGAAACTCAATATAAAAATTTAGCTAAACTAACAAAAGCAAAGAGAAGAGGAAAAACAGAAGAAGAAATTAAAAAAGAAATAAAAGCAGGAGAAGAAACCCAAGAAAAAATAATAGCTCTTTTTGAAAATTTAATAGATAGGGAATATATGGATAGAGATGAATTTATAGAAATGATAAATAATTTATTTAAAGATAATAATATAAAACTTAGAGCACCTTTAAGAAATGCTATAGTAAAAGTATTTAGCGAACACAATGAAGAGGCCAGCATATGCAAAAATACTAGAGGAGAAATAGAGCCAAACCCAGACTTAAGAGATACAGAAAGAGTACCACTAAGTGAAGATATAGATGAATACTTTGAAAGAGAAGTTCTGCCATATAATCCAGAAGCTTGGATAAATAAAGAAAAAACTACAATAGGTTACGAAATACCCTTTACAAGATATTTCTATAAATTTGAAGAGCCAGAACCAGCAGATGAAATATCCACAAGAATATTAGAAATAGAAAAGGATATAAATAAATCACTAAAAAATCTTTTTAGTGAGGACGGTGAGAGAATTGACTAAAGCTATGAAGGATAGTGGTATAGAATGGATAGGGGAGATACCAGAAGATTGGGAAGTGGTAAAAGTAAAATATTTATTTGAATTGGGGCGTGGTAGGGTTATTGGTAAGCAAGAATTAAAATCGAAAGGGAAATATCCAGTTTATTCATCACAGACTAAAAATGATGGAGTGCTAGGATTCATAGATTCTTACGACTTTGAAGGAGATATGTTGACGTGGACAACTGATGGTGCAAATGCAGGAACAGTATTTTTAAGGACCGGAAAATATAATTGTACTAATGTATGCGGGACATTAAAATTAAATAGACTGGAAAATAATCTACAATACTTAAAATATAGTCTAGAATATATTGCCATATTTCATAAAAGATTAGATACAAATGGATATAAGATTATGAACAATGAAATGGCTAATATAAATATTATTTTACCCCCCCAACCACAACAAAAAGCCATAGCAGATTTTCTAGATAAAAAAGTATCAGAAATAGATAATGTTATATCCAAAACTAAAAAAGTCATAAAAGAATATAAAAAATATAAACAATCCCTTATAACAGAAACAGTAACTAAAGGACTAGATGAAAATGTGTCTATGAAAAATAGTGGTATAGAATGGCTAGGAGATATACCAGAGCATTGGGATGTAATTAGGTTAAGAGAATTATTTAAATTTGGTAGTGGATTAACAATTACTAAATCAGAATTAAAAGATAAGGGTATAAAAGTTATAAATTATGGGGAGATACATTCTAAATATAAGTTTGACTTGGATATTGATAGGGATGAACTAAAAAGTGTAGATGAAGAATATTTAAATATTAAAGAAGATGCTTTAGTGAATAAAGGTGATTTCGTTTTTTGTGATACCTCGGAAGATCGTGAGGGAAGTGGTAATTGTGTAGTGATACGTGAAGATAGGAATGAATTAATTTTTGCAGGGTCACATACAGTTACAGCTCGATTAAGAAGAAAGGAAAACCCTATATATGTTAGATATATGCTCTTGTCCAATCCTATAAAAGAACAAGTTTCAAGTAGGGTTGTTGGAATTAAAGTATATAGCATAACACAGTCAATATTGAAAACAATTTTAGGGATACTCCCCCCACTACAAGAACAAAAACAAATAGCCTCATATTTAGACAAAAAGTGTGAAGAAATAGATCGAATAATAGAATCTAAAGAAAAGCTTATAATTGAAATGGAAAAGTACAAGAAATCTTTAATATATGAAACTGTAACTGGAAAAAGGGAGGTGGAATAGTTGGAATATAGGGAGAAAAGGTTTGAACAGGATATAGAGAATTATCTTTTAAGTTATGGTGGATATGAAAAAGGGAATATGGCTAATTATGATAAAGAAAAAGCTATAGACATGAATACTTTATTAAGGTTTATTAAATCTACTCAACCAAAGCAATGGAAGAGATATGAGAAAATCTATAGAAATAAACCTGAAGAAGCTTTATATAGAAGGTTTGATGATTCTGTTAAAATGCATGGGCTTTTAAATGTATTAAGAAATGGTATTACAGATAGAGGAGTTAGATTTAAATTTGCTTTTTTTAAGCCAGAAAGTACTTTAAATCAAAAGGTTGTAGATAAATATAATAAAAATATATTAACCTGCACTAGACAATTTTACTATTCTACAAAAAATAAAAATTCTATAGATATGGTTCTATCTTTAAACGGTATTCCTATAATTGCTTTAGAGCTTAAAAATCAGTTAACTGGACAAACTGTAGATAATGGTAAGGCTCAATTTATGGAAGATAGGAACCCTAGGGAAAAATGCTTTAATTTTAATACTAGATTTTTAGTATATTTTGCTGTAGACCATTATGAAGTAGAAATGACTACAGAGTTAAAAGGTAGAGATACTTTTTTCCTACCTTTTAACCAGGGTTCCAATGGTCCTGGAAACGTGGGAGGTAAAGGTAATCCAGAAAATCCTAATGGATATGCAACTTCTTATTTGTGGGAGAAAATTTTAAAGAAAGATACATTAATGGATATAATTCAAAGATTTATGCATTTAGAAGAAAAGACAGAAATTAAATCTAAAAATGGAAAAGAAGTAAAAGTAACTAAAAGGAGATTAATATTTCCTAGATATCATCAACTAGATGTAGTAAAGAAACTTATTTTAGATGTGAAAATAAAAGGTACAGGAACTGATTATTTAATCCAACATAGCGCAGGTTCTGGTAAGAGTAATTCTATAGTTTGGCTTGCCTATGGACTTTCTAATTTGCATGATAATAATAATGAACCTATTTTTACTTCTATAATTATAGTTTCAGATAGACGAGTATTAGATAGTCAATTACAAAAAACTATTATGAGCTTTGATCATACGCCAGGTGTAGTTGAGACTATTGGCAAAGATAAAACTTCACAAGATTTAAAAGATGCCTTAAATGATAATAATAGGATAATAGTTACTACCCTACAAAAATTTCCTATTATATATGAAGATGTAGATGATGCTAAAGGAAAAAGATATGCAGTTATAGTAGACGAAGCTCACCAAAGTCAGTCTGGTAGTAGTGCTAAGATGATGAAAACAGCTTTAGCTGATACAGAAGAAGCCTTAAGAGAATTCGCAGAAATTGAAGGTATAGAGGAAGATGAAGCTTTAGATAATGAAGATAAATTAGTAAGGGAAATTATATCTCAAGGTAAACATAATAATTTGTCCTTCTTTGCTTTTACAGCTACTCCAAAAAAGGAGACAATAGATCTATTTGGGACAACAACAGAATATGGTAATAAAGAAGCTTACCATAATTATTCTATGAGACAGGCCATTGAGGAAGGGTTCATACTAGACGTTTTACAAAATTATATGACCCATGGAACCTGCTATAAAATAGCTAAAGATACGGAAGAAAACCCAGAAGTACCTTCTTCTACTGCTGTTAGGACTATAAATAGATTTACTTCTCTACATCCTCATAATTTACAACAGAAAACTCAGATAATTGTAGAACAGTTTAGGGAAATTACAAAAAATAAAATTAATGGTAAAGGAAAAGCTATGATAGTAACAGCATCTAGACTTCATGCTATTAGGTACTATCATGAGATTAAAAGGTATATTGAAATTAAAGGATATGATGATTTAGAAATATTAGTAGCTTTTGCAGATGTTGTAAATGACAAGGGAGTAGAGTATAGAGAAGAGAAAATGAACAAAAGAAAAGACGGTTCAACTATTAGGGAAAGCCAGCTACCGTCTGAATTTTCCACTGATGATTTTAATATGCTTATAGTAGCAGAAAAGTATCAGACAGGGTTTGATGAACCGTTACTTCATACTATGTTTGTAGATAAAAAACTAAAAGGAGTTAAAGCAGTACAAACTCTTTCAAGATTAAATAGAATTTATCCAGGCAAAGAAGATACTTTTGTATTAGATTTTGTAAATAAGAAGGAAGAGATAGAAGAAGCATTTAAACCTTATTATGAAGCTACTATCTTAGATGAAAGTATAAATGTAAATCTAATATATGATACTCAAATACTTTTAAGAAATGAAAGGCTCTATGATGAAGAAGATATAGAAAAATTTACAAGTATTTATTATAAAGAGGGAGAACAATCTGCTACAGATTTAGGTAAAATAACTAGTTTGATGAAACCTATTATTAAAAGATATATTGATTTATCAGAAGAAGACCAATTTAGATTTAGAAAAAATATCAGAAACTTTAATAAGTGGTATTCCTATATAATACAAATAACTAGAATGTATGATAAAGAATTGCATAAGGAATATGTATTCACATCTTATCTACAAAAACTTTTACCTAAGCCAGAGAGGATTAGTCTGGATTTAGAAGATAAGTTAAAGTTAGAGTTTTATAAGTTGGAACAAACTTTTAAAGGAGATATAACTTTAAATCCTACAGTTCAGGAATCTACTGTAACATATGGAGATTTAGATACATCTGGTTCTATTCAAGATGATGAAGACTTTTTGGATGAAATAATAAATAGAATTAATGAAAGATATCATGGGGATTTTACTGAACAGGACAGAGTTGTTATAGATTTTATATACAAAGAGGCTAGTCAAGGAGCTAAAAAAGATTCTTTAAAACTTTATGCGGAGAAGAATGATAGCGAAGTTTTTAAAAACAGTATATTTCCCAAAGATTTTGAAGATATTAGCTTTAAACTCTATAAGGAAAACAAAGATAGGGATAAGAGTTTTGAAAAGTTATTTAGAGATAAAGAATATTATAATACTGTAATGGCAATTGTAGGAGAAATGTTATACGAGGAACTAAGAAAATAGAAATATTTCCTAGAATTAGCTAAAAGACATTTTGCAAAATTAAATTAGGTGATTAATAAATGATGAAATTTACATATGGAACAAAAACAATAGAATTTAAAGTAGAATATAGAGATAGAAAGACTTTAGAAATAGGTATTGAACCACCAGACAATATAAGGGTAAGAGCACCTAAGTATCTTACAGATAAAGAAGTACTTAAAATAGTTAAATCTAAAGGAAAATGGATAACTCAAAAGCTATTTGAACTTAAAGATGTCGAATATATAAAAAGAGAAAAAGAATATGTAAATGGTGAATCTTTCATGTATCTAGGAAGAAATTATTCTCTAGAAATAATTGAGAATTCTGATATAAATAAGCCTAAAGTAAAACTATATCAAAGTAAATTCTATATAGAAACTAATACAAAAGATGAAAGTAAATTAAAAGAAGCCATGGAACTATGGTATAGAGAGAAAACACTAGAAAAGATTATGGAAAAAATAGAGTATTTCCAACCTTATTTCAATGTAGAACCTAACTCTATTAAGGTTAAGGAACAGAAAAAAAGATGGGGTAGTTGTAATTCTAATAGAGATTTAATGTTTAATTGGCGCTGTTCTATGGCCCCATCTAATGTATTAGATTATATAGTTGTCCATGAAATGTGTCATATGGTTCATTTGAACCATTCTAAAAATTTTTGGGCTTTAGTAGAAAGTATTATTCCTGATTATAGAAAAAGAAAAGAATGGCTAAAAAATCATGGAATAAGAATGAATTTATAAAGCAAATAAGGATGGGGGAACAAGAAGTGGGGGTATTTGAGTTTTTAAAAACTAAAAGAGATTTGGATAAGAATTTTTGTGGAAGAATTATAGATACATTTGCGCTAATAACAGGTGACTGTGTATTGGGGATTTTTGTAGAAAAAGGCATGGCAAATATAGGGGATATAGTTACTTACTATGATAAATCCCATCGTGAGATTTGTAAAGTTACCTTATCCGGCGCTGAACAAGGCGATACAAAAGTGAAAGAACTATCTGATATAGGAACAAAGAGATATGGTGCTCTATATGGTGTGCTGATTCGAGGATTTTCTAAAGAAGATTTTGAGGTTGGTGGAACTTTGGAATCCTCATGCTATAAAAAAGAACGTGATGAATGAGGAATGAAACATAAAGGTTTTGGGGGGATAGGAAATGGCACGTGTAGACGAACAAATTGTTCTTGATTTTATCTGGAACAGATTAAAAATGATAATATAAAGTTTTTGAAAGGCAAAGATGATTTTAAAAATAGCATCTCAGAAGAAATTAAATTGTTATTAGAAGAAAAAGATATGCACAATAGAATTAAAATTGCTAAAAATTTATGGAAACTTTTTTTTGAGGCGGCTATGAGTTACATAGATCCTGATAAACGGGGATATGATGATATTTTTGCATATTTTGACGAATATGTAAATTTCGAAGAATTAATATTTGCATCAGATTCATTTTATAGGGATCATACTATGCACTGCCTTTGGGTGTATTTTCTTGGTGAATATATCAAGAAAAGTGATGATTATAAAGATGTTTTAATTAATGAATTTAGAGAAGTACAAAGGTTATTAGCAGATTATAATAGTTCCTTGCGAGGATCTAAACATAGTGCACTTTTTAAAGAATTTTTTTATATATCAGATATCATAAACGACTTAGTAACTAATGAAGAAGCAATATGGTGTATAGCCTCATTAACACATGATCTTGGCTATCCCATAAAAAAGATAAACAAAATTAATAAATGTATTCAAAAAATTCTGCCTTATTTCCATGTAAAAAATTATGATGAATTTAAT
Encoded here:
- a CDS encoding DEAD/DEAH box helicase family protein, which codes for MEYREKRFEQDIENYLLSYGGYEKGNMANYDKEKAIDMNTLLRFIKSTQPKQWKRYEKIYRNKPEEALYRRFDDSVKMHGLLNVLRNGITDRGVRFKFAFFKPESTLNQKVVDKYNKNILTCTRQFYYSTKNKNSIDMVLSLNGIPIIALELKNQLTGQTVDNGKAQFMEDRNPREKCFNFNTRFLVYFAVDHYEVEMTTELKGRDTFFLPFNQGSNGPGNVGGKGNPENPNGYATSYLWEKILKKDTLMDIIQRFMHLEEKTEIKSKNGKEVKVTKRRLIFPRYHQLDVVKKLILDVKIKGTGTDYLIQHSAGSGKSNSIVWLAYGLSNLHDNNNEPIFTSIIIVSDRRVLDSQLQKTIMSFDHTPGVVETIGKDKTSQDLKDALNDNNRIIVTTLQKFPIIYEDVDDAKGKRYAVIVDEAHQSQSGSSAKMMKTALADTEEALREFAEIEGIEEDEALDNEDKLVREIISQGKHNNLSFFAFTATPKKETIDLFGTTTEYGNKEAYHNYSMRQAIEEGFILDVLQNYMTHGTCYKIAKDTEENPEVPSSTAVRTINRFTSLHPHNLQQKTQIIVEQFREITKNKINGKGKAMIVTASRLHAIRYYHEIKRYIEIKGYDDLEILVAFADVVNDKGVEYREEKMNKRKDGSTIRESQLPSEFSTDDFNMLIVAEKYQTGFDEPLLHTMFVDKKLKGVKAVQTLSRLNRIYPGKEDTFVLDFVNKKEEIEEAFKPYYEATILDESINVNLIYDTQILLRNERLYDEEDIEKFTSIYYKEGEQSATDLGKITSLMKPIIKRYIDLSEEDQFRFRKNIRNFNKWYSYIIQITRMYDKELHKEYVFTSYLQKLLPKPERISLDLEDKLKLEFYKLEQTFKGDITLNPTVQESTVTYGDLDTSGSIQDDEDFLDEIINRINERYHGDFTEQDRVVIDFIYKEASQGAKKDSLKLYAEKNDSEVFKNSIFPKDFEDISFKLYKENKDRDKSFEKLFRDKEYYNTVMAIVGEMLYEELRK
- a CDS encoding class I SAM-dependent DNA methyltransferase, which translates into the protein MNEINKHRQTGINIQEKANMIWNIADILRGLYKPHEYGKVILPMTIIKRFNDALYPTKEKVLETYEDVKDYEVPDRFLKEASGYDFYNTSPYTFTNLVADSEHIEDNFREFINGFSENVIDVLENFDFDKEITKLASKNMLFLIIQEFNKKESYMGPDKFSSVDMGYIFEELVRKFSESYDEEAGEHFTSRDIIYLMTDLLISEDKDILLEEGIVKTVYDQTMGTSQMLGCMEERLKDLDKNAKVTLFGQEVNPETYAIAKADMLLRHGDAQNMKIGNTLTEDQFKNYTFDYCISNPPFGIDWKAEKKAVEDEAKLGDKGRFGVGLPYSNDGQQLFDLNGIAKLKDTGRMAIVHNGSPLFTGDAGSGPSEIRRYIIENDWLEAIVQLPNDSFYNTGITTYIWIISKNKPNYRVGKVQLIDASKTFEKRRKSIGNKRNDITKECREIIIKAYGDFLNKEYVVGDKICESKVFDNIDFGYNQITIETPLRLKFKIDEAGIERLKEETQYKNLAKLTKAKRRGKTEEEIKKEIKAGEETQEKIIALFENLIDREYMDRDEFIEMINNLFKDNNIKLRAPLRNAIVKVFSEHNEEASICKNTRGEIEPNPDLRDTERVPLSEDIDEYFEREVLPYNPEAWINKEKTTIGYEIPFTRYFYKFEEPEPADEISTRILEIEKDINKSLKNLFSEDGERID
- a CDS encoding restriction endonuclease subunit S; its protein translation is MTKAMKDSGIEWIGEIPEDWEVVKVKYLFELGRGRVIGKQELKSKGKYPVYSSQTKNDGVLGFIDSYDFEGDMLTWTTDGANAGTVFLRTGKYNCTNVCGTLKLNRLENNLQYLKYSLEYIAIFHKRLDTNGYKIMNNEMANINIILPPQPQQKAIADFLDKKVSEIDNVISKTKKVIKEYKKYKQSLITETVTKGLDENVSMKNSGIEWLGDIPEHWDVIRLRELFKFGSGLTITKSELKDKGIKVINYGEIHSKYKFDLDIDRDELKSVDEEYLNIKEDALVNKGDFVFCDTSEDREGSGNCVVIREDRNELIFAGSHTVTARLRRKENPIYVRYMLLSNPIKEQVSSRVVGIKVYSITQSILKTILGILPPLQEQKQIASYLDKKCEEIDRIIESKEKLIIEMEKYKKSLIYETVTGKREVE
- a CDS encoding SprT family zinc-dependent metalloprotease — its product is MMKFTYGTKTIEFKVEYRDRKTLEIGIEPPDNIRVRAPKYLTDKEVLKIVKSKGKWITQKLFELKDVEYIKREKEYVNGESFMYLGRNYSLEIIENSDINKPKVKLYQSKFYIETNTKDESKLKEAMELWYREKTLEKIMEKIEYFQPYFNVEPNSIKVKEQKKRWGSCNSNRDLMFNWRCSMAPSNVLDYIVVHEMCHMVHLNHSKNFWALVESIIPDYRKRKEWLKNHGIRMNL